One window from the genome of Anabaena sphaerica FACHB-251 encodes:
- a CDS encoding prolyl oligopeptidase family serine peptidase, with amino-acid sequence MSESHEPLKYPTTSKSNQADNYHGTVVSDPYRALEDPDAEATKAWAEAQNQVTFAYLNEIPTREKIKQRLTKLWDYEKYGIPFKESETYFYFKNDGLQNQSVLYTLPSLDAEPRVLLDPNKLSEDGTVALSGIEISENGKLLAYGLSTSGSDWQEWKVRDIQTGEDLPDYIQWVKFSGASWTHDHQGFFYSRYDEPNEKTKLEDVNYYQKLYYHNLGTSQSEDILIYHRPDQKEWGFSGSVTEDGKYLIISVWLGTDPRNLVFYKDLTQPNSEVIELINQFEADYSFIDNDDSVFYFRTDLNAPRGRVIAIDTKNPASENWVEIIPQAAETLESLGILNNQFVADYLQDAHSQVKIFDLQGNFIREVELPGLGSAGGFGGKRYDTETFYSFTSFTTPGTIYRYDMKTGQSEIFRQPKVDFNADEYETKQVFYQSKDGTQVPMFITHKKGIQLDGNNPTYLYGYGGFNASLTPNFSVSLLVWLEMGGVYAVPNLRGGGEYGEEWHQAGMKEKKQNVFDDFIAAAEWLIANNYTQPQKLAIGGGSNGGLLVGACMTQRPELFAAALPAVGVMDMLRFHQFTIGWAWVAEYGSSENAEEFKTLYAYSPLHNLKSGTAYPATLITTADHDDRVVPAHSFKFAAALQECHVGDAPVLIRIETKAGHGAGKPTAKIIEEAADKWGFLVRVLEVEV; translated from the coding sequence ATGTCTGAATCACACGAACCCCTCAAATATCCCACTACTAGCAAAAGCAATCAAGCTGATAATTATCATGGTACTGTGGTATCAGATCCTTACCGTGCTTTAGAAGACCCGGATGCAGAAGCAACGAAAGCTTGGGCTGAGGCACAAAATCAAGTTACTTTTGCATACCTCAACGAAATTCCTACCAGGGAAAAAATTAAACAGCGTCTCACTAAACTTTGGGATTATGAAAAATATGGTATTCCCTTTAAAGAAAGTGAAACTTATTTTTATTTCAAAAACGATGGTTTACAAAACCAAAGTGTTCTATATACTCTCCCCAGTTTAGATGCAGAACCTAGAGTTTTACTTGACCCTAACAAACTTTCTGAAGATGGGACAGTTGCTCTTTCTGGTATTGAAATTAGTGAAAATGGTAAACTTTTAGCTTATGGTTTATCTACTTCTGGTTCAGATTGGCAAGAATGGAAAGTTAGAGATATTCAAACAGGTGAAGATTTACCAGATTATATACAATGGGTTAAATTTTCTGGTGCATCTTGGACTCATGACCATCAAGGGTTTTTCTACAGTCGTTATGATGAACCCAACGAAAAAACCAAATTAGAGGATGTTAATTATTACCAAAAGCTTTATTATCACAACCTTGGTACATCTCAATCAGAAGACATATTAATTTACCATCGTCCAGATCAAAAAGAATGGGGTTTTAGTGGCAGTGTTACGGAAGATGGCAAATATCTGATTATTTCTGTTTGGTTGGGAACTGACCCCAGAAACTTGGTTTTTTACAAAGATTTGACTCAACCTAATTCTGAAGTAATCGAATTAATTAACCAATTTGAGGCAGATTACAGCTTTATAGATAATGACGATAGTGTTTTCTATTTTCGCACAGATTTAAATGCCCCACGCGGTAGAGTTATTGCCATTGATACTAAAAATCCAGCTTCAGAAAATTGGGTAGAAATTATTCCCCAAGCAGCAGAAACATTAGAAAGTTTAGGCATTTTAAATAATCAATTTGTGGCTGATTATCTCCAAGATGCTCATAGTCAAGTTAAAATATTTGACCTACAAGGTAATTTTATTAGAGAAGTAGAATTACCAGGACTCGGTTCAGCAGGAGGATTTGGTGGTAAGCGTTATGATACAGAAACTTTTTATAGTTTCACCAGTTTTACTACTCCTGGAACTATCTACCGCTACGACATGAAAACGGGTCAAAGTGAAATTTTCCGTCAACCCAAGGTAGATTTTAATGCTGATGAGTATGAGACAAAACAAGTCTTTTATCAAAGTAAAGACGGTACACAAGTACCGATGTTTATCACTCACAAAAAAGGTATTCAATTAGATGGCAATAACCCAACTTATCTCTATGGATATGGTGGTTTTAATGCTTCATTAACTCCCAATTTTTCCGTTAGCCTTTTGGTATGGCTAGAAATGGGGGGAGTTTATGCTGTACCTAATTTGCGCGGTGGTGGTGAATATGGGGAAGAATGGCATCAAGCGGGAATGAAGGAGAAAAAGCAGAATGTTTTTGATGATTTTATTGCTGCTGCTGAATGGTTAATTGCTAATAATTACACCCAACCGCAAAAATTAGCTATTGGTGGTGGTAGTAATGGTGGTTTGTTGGTGGGTGCTTGTATGACACAACGCCCGGAATTATTTGCAGCAGCTTTACCCGCAGTGGGGGTAATGGATATGTTGCGTTTCCATCAATTTACCATTGGTTGGGCTTGGGTGGCTGAATATGGTTCTTCAGAAAATGCGGAAGAATTTAAAACGCTTTATGCTTATTCTCCGTTGCATAATTTAAAGTCAGGAACAGCTTATCCTGCTACTTTAATTACTACGGCTGATCATGATGATCGGGTTGTTCCTGCCCATAGTTTTAAGTTTGCTGCTGCTTTGCAAGAATGTCATGTTGGGGATGCGCCGGTGTTGATTAGAATTGAGACTAAAGCTGGACATGGTGCTGGTAAACCGACGGCGAAAATTATTGAGGAAGCGGCTGATAAGTGGGGGTTTTTGGTGAGGGTTTTGGAGGTTGAGGTTTAA